In one window of Arthrobacter pascens DNA:
- a CDS encoding SDR family NAD(P)-dependent oxidoreductase — MSSPDLTPEEIQACLKVLNSIHAYDEEHPDYVSVRRATGKMFKAVKRHRRVTKRDLISEADRAVIAQTATAAPDRIDDETRGNKLETSATGKVAGHLIRSRPCYICKQHYTQVDAFYHQLCPECAAFNHGKRDARTDLTGRRALLTGGRAKIGMYIALRLLRDGAHTTITTRFPKDAARRFAAMEDSGDWLHRLRIVGIDLRDPSQVMALTDSLNASGPLDIIINNAAQTVRRSGNAYKPLVDAEDEPLPAALEAANGGPELVTFGHAHDKHPLALATTVTEHPVLAGDAITSLALSTGSASLERIASGTAIDAGGLVPDLATINSWTQVVDEVDPLEMLEVQLCNVTAPFLLVSRLREAMKRSTARRKYIVNVSAMEGQFSRAYKGPGHPHTNMAKAALNMMTRTSAQEMLDTDGILMTAVDTGWITDERPHFTKVRLMEEGFHAPLDLVDGAARVYDPIVMGEHGEDQFGVFLKDYKPSPW, encoded by the coding sequence ATGAGCTCTCCCGATCTGACGCCTGAGGAAATCCAGGCCTGCCTCAAGGTTTTGAACAGCATCCACGCCTACGACGAGGAACACCCGGACTACGTCTCGGTGCGCCGTGCAACCGGGAAAATGTTCAAAGCTGTCAAGCGGCACCGGCGGGTGACCAAGCGCGACCTGATTTCCGAAGCCGACCGGGCGGTGATAGCCCAGACAGCCACGGCCGCTCCGGACCGCATCGACGATGAGACACGCGGCAACAAGCTGGAGACGTCAGCCACCGGCAAGGTGGCCGGGCATCTCATCAGATCCCGCCCGTGCTACATCTGCAAGCAGCACTACACCCAGGTGGACGCCTTCTACCACCAGCTGTGTCCAGAATGCGCCGCTTTCAACCACGGCAAGCGCGATGCCAGGACGGACCTCACAGGGCGCCGCGCCCTGCTGACCGGCGGGCGGGCGAAAATCGGGATGTACATCGCCTTGCGCCTGCTGCGGGACGGAGCGCACACCACCATCACCACGAGGTTCCCCAAGGATGCCGCGCGGCGTTTCGCTGCCATGGAGGACAGCGGGGACTGGCTGCACCGGCTCCGGATCGTGGGAATAGACCTCCGTGATCCGTCCCAGGTGATGGCCCTGACGGATTCGCTGAACGCCTCGGGCCCCCTGGATATCATCATCAACAACGCGGCCCAGACAGTACGCAGGTCGGGCAACGCCTATAAGCCGCTGGTGGACGCCGAGGACGAGCCGCTCCCGGCGGCGCTGGAGGCAGCCAACGGCGGGCCGGAGCTGGTGACCTTCGGCCATGCGCACGACAAGCACCCCCTCGCTCTGGCCACCACTGTCACGGAACATCCGGTCCTTGCCGGCGACGCCATCACGTCCCTGGCGCTCTCCACTGGTTCGGCTTCGCTCGAGCGGATAGCCTCCGGGACGGCGATCGACGCCGGCGGACTGGTCCCGGACCTCGCAACCATCAACAGCTGGACGCAGGTGGTGGACGAGGTTGATCCCCTGGAAATGCTGGAGGTCCAGCTCTGCAACGTGACCGCTCCGTTCCTGCTGGTCAGCAGGCTTCGCGAGGCCATGAAACGCTCGACGGCCCGGCGGAAATACATTGTCAACGTCTCAGCGATGGAAGGCCAGTTCTCCCGGGCGTACAAGGGCCCCGGCCATCCCCATACCAACATGGCCAAGGCCGCGCTGAACATGATGACCCGGACGAGCGCCCAGGAAATGCTGGACACGGACGGAATCCTGATGACGGCCGTGGATACCGGCTGGATCACCGATGAGCGCCCGCATTTCACCAAGGTCCGGCTCATGGAGGAGGGGTTCCATGCCCCGCTTGACCTCGTTGACGGCGCGGCCCGGGTCTATGATCCGATCGTCATGGGTGAGCACGGCGAAGACCAGTTTGGCGTCTTCCTGAAGGACTACAAGCCCAGCCCCTGGTAA
- a CDS encoding transglutaminase family protein translates to MTRLSIVHRTAYKYNKRVTLSYNEARMTPLTDPQQVVLESVLKVSPSQAAVSSYRDYWGTRVTAFDMQMPHEHLEVISNITVEVHRAEKIPSEADIAGWDLLSSPETLNTFSDWLPQSQLSGPGDEVLGIIPGVVEGRNPHEAALAIFEWMRGEMTYMSGSTAVTTNAEEAWGQRQGVCQDLAHLAIGALRSCGIPARYVSGYLHPRSTADIGETVAGQSHAWLEWWDGGWRSWDPTNHKPAGDYHVTVARGRDYRDVPPLKGILSGGGGSALSVSVEITRLA, encoded by the coding sequence ATGACCCGGCTGAGCATTGTCCACAGGACGGCCTATAAATACAACAAGCGCGTCACGCTGTCCTACAACGAGGCCCGCATGACGCCACTGACCGACCCGCAGCAGGTGGTCCTGGAGTCCGTACTCAAGGTATCGCCGTCGCAGGCTGCAGTGAGCAGCTACCGGGACTACTGGGGCACCAGGGTGACGGCGTTCGACATGCAGATGCCGCATGAGCACCTTGAAGTCATCTCCAACATCACTGTCGAGGTGCACCGGGCGGAGAAGATTCCTTCCGAGGCCGACATCGCCGGCTGGGACCTGTTGTCCTCCCCGGAGACCCTGAATACGTTCAGCGACTGGCTCCCGCAGTCCCAGCTCAGCGGGCCCGGCGACGAAGTGCTGGGCATCATTCCGGGCGTGGTCGAAGGCAGGAACCCGCATGAGGCCGCGCTGGCCATCTTCGAGTGGATGCGCGGCGAAATGACGTACATGTCAGGTTCAACGGCCGTCACCACCAACGCCGAGGAGGCCTGGGGGCAGCGGCAGGGTGTCTGCCAGGACCTGGCCCATCTCGCCATCGGTGCCCTGCGCAGCTGCGGCATCCCGGCGCGCTACGTTTCCGGGTACCTGCACCCGCGGTCGACGGCGGACATCGGCGAGACGGTGGCCGGCCAGTCGCATGCGTGGCTGGAATGGTGGGACGGCGGCTGGCGCAGCTGGGACCCGACCAACCACAAACCGGCCGGTGACTACCATGTGACCGTCGCCAGGGGCCGGGACTACCGGGACGTGCCGCCGTTGAAGGGCATCCTGTCCGGTGGCGGCGGGTCGGCACTCAGCGTCAGCGTGGAGATCACCCGGCTCGCGTAG